A window from Peromyscus eremicus chromosome 5, PerEre_H2_v1, whole genome shotgun sequence encodes these proteins:
- the LOC131911078 gene encoding large ribosomal subunit protein eL36-like — MALRYPTAAGLNKGHKVTKNVSKPGHSQCHRRLTKHTKFVQDMIREVCGFIPRELRTMELLKVSKDKPVLKFIKKRMGTPIHAKRKQEELSNVLAAMRKAVAKKDGCPSPNKCCYCGKK, encoded by the coding sequence ATGGCCCTGCGCTACCCCACGGCCGCAGGCCTCAACAAGGGCCACAAGGTGACGAAGAACGTCAGCAAGCCGGGACATAGCCAGTGCCACAGGCGCCTCACCAAGCACACCAAGTTCGTGCAGGACATGATCCGGGAAGTATGCGGTTTCATACCCCGTGAGCTGCGCACCATGGAGCTGCTGAAGGTGTCCAAGGACAAGCCCGTGCTCAAGTTCATCAAAAAGAGGATGGGCACGCCCATCCACGccaagaggaagcaggaggagctgAGCAACGTGCTGGCCGCCATGAGGAAGGCGGTGGCTAAGAAGGACGGatgcccctcccccaataaatGTTGCTACTGCGGAAAAAAATAG